Proteins from a genomic interval of Spea bombifrons isolate aSpeBom1 chromosome 4, aSpeBom1.2.pri, whole genome shotgun sequence:
- the ETV6 gene encoding transcription factor ETV6 isoform X1 → MSSAQCCIKQEQTSFSPPESPARNCHPSSPSVLHAPAPRSYRMEEDAVRLPAHLRLPPAHWSREDVSQWLRWAEIEFSLHPIESNTFEMNGKALLLLTKEDFRYRCPHSGDVLYEVLQHILKQRKSRAIQSTIFHSGNSLHTHPEVLLPQNHHNDHHPQRPSRTPSDALPQNTATIELLHRSRSPMNTNHHHSPDQETRPLRSPLDTNLRRPSPAERLHRLQSETNHHVQDPYPLSVSPAEANHCPVDPINKASSPRQDTQRVIQLMPSPIMHPLLLNPRHAMEFKQPRLGADDGQQREGKPMNLSHREEMAYMNPIMVSVSPPDEQAMPIGRIADCRLLWDYVYQLLSDSRYENFIRWEDKELMVFRIIDPNGLARLWGNHKNRTNMTYEKMSRALRHYYKLNIIRKEPGQRLLFRFMKTPDEIMSGRTDRLEHLESQELDEQMYQEDEC, encoded by the exons CAGGAGCAAACTTCCTTCTCGCCTCCCGAAAGCCCAGCGCGGAACTGCCACCCGTCCTCTCCGTCGGTACTCCATGCCCCTGCGCCGCGCTCTTACAGGATGGAAGAGGACGCAGTCAGGCTGCCGGCACACCTGC GTCTTCCTCCTGCACACTGGAGCAGGGAGGACGTCTCCCAGTGGCTGAGATGGGCAGAGATCGAATTTTCTCTGCACCCCATAGAGAGCAACACTTTCGAGATGAACGGGAAAGCCCTGCTGCTCCTCACCAAGGAAGACTTCAGATACCGCTGTCCCCACTCCG GGGACGTTCTGTACGAGGTTCTGCAGCACATCCTGAAGCAGAGGAAGTCGCGAGCGATCCAGTCCACCATCTTTCATTCAGGAAACTCTCTACATACTCATCCTGAGGTCCTTCTTCCCCAAAACCACCACAATG ATCATCACCCGCAAAGGCCTTCAAGGACACCCTCCGATGCTCTCCCGCAGAACACAGCCACTATAGAGCTGCTCCACCGCTCCCGCTCACCGATGAACACGAACCACCACCATTCTCCCGATCAAGAGACACGCCCACTACGCTCCCCTCTGGATACCAACCTCCGCCGTCCGTCCCCCGCGGAACGTCTGCATCGCTTGCAAAGTGAAACCAACCATCACGTTCAGGACCCCTACCCGCTCTCCGTGTCTCCCGCCGAAGCCAACCACTGCCCCGTGGACCCTATCAACAAAGCTAGTAGCCCAAGACAAGACACCCAGCGGGTCATTCAACTCATGCCAAGCCCCATCATGCACCCGCTTCTTCTAAACCCGCGGCACGCCATGGAATTCAAGCAACCGAGGCTGGGGGCAGACGATGGCCAACAGCGTGAAGGCAAACCCATGAATCTGTCCCATCGGGAGGAGATGGCGTACATGAACCCCATTATGGTGTCCGTGTCCCCTCCAGACGAGCAGGCCATGCCCATTGGCAGAATAGCAG ACTGCCGGCTGCTGTGGGATTATGTGTACCAGCTCCTGTCCGACAGCCGATACGAGAATTTTATCCGCTGGGAGGATAAGGAGTTGATGGTTTTCCGGATCATCGACCCCAACGGACTGGCGCGTCTCTGGGGCAATCACAAG AACAGAACAAATATGACATACGAGAAGATGTCTCGTGCTCTCCGCCATTACTACAAACTGAACATAATCCGTAAGGAACCCGGACAGAGGCTGCTCTTCAG ATTCATGAAGACGCCTGATGAGATTATGAGCGGCCGGACAGACCGCCTCGAACATCTGGAATCGCAGGAACTAGATGAGCAGATGTATCAAGAGGATGAATGCTGA
- the ETV6 gene encoding transcription factor ETV6 isoform X2, whose product MEEDAVRLPAHLRLPPAHWSREDVSQWLRWAEIEFSLHPIESNTFEMNGKALLLLTKEDFRYRCPHSGDVLYEVLQHILKQRKSRAIQSTIFHSGNSLHTHPEVLLPQNHHNDHHPQRPSRTPSDALPQNTATIELLHRSRSPMNTNHHHSPDQETRPLRSPLDTNLRRPSPAERLHRLQSETNHHVQDPYPLSVSPAEANHCPVDPINKASSPRQDTQRVIQLMPSPIMHPLLLNPRHAMEFKQPRLGADDGQQREGKPMNLSHREEMAYMNPIMVSVSPPDEQAMPIGRIADCRLLWDYVYQLLSDSRYENFIRWEDKELMVFRIIDPNGLARLWGNHKNRTNMTYEKMSRALRHYYKLNIIRKEPGQRLLFRFMKTPDEIMSGRTDRLEHLESQELDEQMYQEDEC is encoded by the exons ATGGAAGAGGACGCAGTCAGGCTGCCGGCACACCTGC GTCTTCCTCCTGCACACTGGAGCAGGGAGGACGTCTCCCAGTGGCTGAGATGGGCAGAGATCGAATTTTCTCTGCACCCCATAGAGAGCAACACTTTCGAGATGAACGGGAAAGCCCTGCTGCTCCTCACCAAGGAAGACTTCAGATACCGCTGTCCCCACTCCG GGGACGTTCTGTACGAGGTTCTGCAGCACATCCTGAAGCAGAGGAAGTCGCGAGCGATCCAGTCCACCATCTTTCATTCAGGAAACTCTCTACATACTCATCCTGAGGTCCTTCTTCCCCAAAACCACCACAATG ATCATCACCCGCAAAGGCCTTCAAGGACACCCTCCGATGCTCTCCCGCAGAACACAGCCACTATAGAGCTGCTCCACCGCTCCCGCTCACCGATGAACACGAACCACCACCATTCTCCCGATCAAGAGACACGCCCACTACGCTCCCCTCTGGATACCAACCTCCGCCGTCCGTCCCCCGCGGAACGTCTGCATCGCTTGCAAAGTGAAACCAACCATCACGTTCAGGACCCCTACCCGCTCTCCGTGTCTCCCGCCGAAGCCAACCACTGCCCCGTGGACCCTATCAACAAAGCTAGTAGCCCAAGACAAGACACCCAGCGGGTCATTCAACTCATGCCAAGCCCCATCATGCACCCGCTTCTTCTAAACCCGCGGCACGCCATGGAATTCAAGCAACCGAGGCTGGGGGCAGACGATGGCCAACAGCGTGAAGGCAAACCCATGAATCTGTCCCATCGGGAGGAGATGGCGTACATGAACCCCATTATGGTGTCCGTGTCCCCTCCAGACGAGCAGGCCATGCCCATTGGCAGAATAGCAG ACTGCCGGCTGCTGTGGGATTATGTGTACCAGCTCCTGTCCGACAGCCGATACGAGAATTTTATCCGCTGGGAGGATAAGGAGTTGATGGTTTTCCGGATCATCGACCCCAACGGACTGGCGCGTCTCTGGGGCAATCACAAG AACAGAACAAATATGACATACGAGAAGATGTCTCGTGCTCTCCGCCATTACTACAAACTGAACATAATCCGTAAGGAACCCGGACAGAGGCTGCTCTTCAG ATTCATGAAGACGCCTGATGAGATTATGAGCGGCCGGACAGACCGCCTCGAACATCTGGAATCGCAGGAACTAGATGAGCAGATGTATCAAGAGGATGAATGCTGA
- the BCL2L14 gene encoding apoptosis facilitator Bcl-2-like protein 14 translates to MAVISDGALDEIPLQGEDSPEFRILMAYASRSLPASKLRRLQGLADGSEEDSDAKRIPGTEDLVARNEEDRKGHETSKVSKKKKKKKWLRRMTPKCLKAAEMRAQGGEGDTNFENVVAGKLRRIVTSQLRKTKSEKVVFRTLSVEEDGDDDDALIKQLVTLLRDEGDKLDEKIRENKTLLQQFRQAFSYVFLEGLANVYVTETVPDSEPEPQVKKVAMCCDLVAKLTALEVQPMNRVLGFGARYMQSHYATFIQSQGGWEEFAKEIHPDEEVE, encoded by the exons ATGGCTGTGATAAGTGACGGCGCTTTGGACGAGATACCTCTTCAGGGTGAAGACAGTCCCGAGTTCAGGATCCTCATGGCTTACGCCAGCCGTTCCCTGCCCGCCAGCAAATTACGGCGTCTGCAGGGCCTGGCGGACGGGTCAGAGGAAGATTCGGACGCCAAACGGATCCCAGGTACCGAGGATCTGGTGGCCAGAAACGAGGAGGACCGCAAGGGCCACGAAACCTCAAAGGtctcaaagaagaaaaaaaagaaaaagtggctACGACGAATGACCCCAAAGTGTCTGAAGGCGGCAGAAATGAGGGCACAAGGAG GAGAGGGGGATACAAACTTTGAGAACGTCGTCGCCGGAAAACTGCGGAGGATCGTGACGTCACAGCTGCGGAAGACGAAGAGCGAGAAGGTCGTCTTCAGGACTTTGAGTGTGGAGGAAGATGGCGATG ATGACGATGCGTTAATTAAACAACTTGTGACGCTTCTGAGAGACGAGGGGGACAAACTGGATGAGAAG ATACGAGAAAACAAAACCCTCCTCCAGCAATTCCGCCAGGCGTTCTCGTACGTGTTCCTAGAAGGGCTGGCGAACGTCTACGTTACAGAAACCGTCCCGGATTCCGAGCCGGAGCCGCAGGTGAAGAAAGTGGCCATGTGCTGTGACCTCGTCGCCAAACTGACGGCTTTGGAGGTGCAGCCGATGAACAGAGTGCTCGGATTCGGAGCGCGGTACATGCAGAGCCATTACGCCACGTTTATCCAGAGCCAAGGAGGATGG GAAGAGTTTGCTAAGGAAATTCATCCCGATGAGGAGGTCGAGTAA
- the LOC128490302 gene encoding uncharacterized protein LOC128490302 gives MYNSSSLKRFIEGFDAYQELMQAPVDGINMAAISDGALDEIPLEVKDSPEFRILMAYASRSLPASKLRRLQSRPDGSEEDSDAKQIPGTEDLVARNKEDRKGHETSKVSKKKSKKKWLRRMARGMRARYAGEGDTNFENVVAGKLRRIVKSQLRKTKSEKKTVWIRNCQCPSRIFEHSGARDENDELIKQLVKLLREEGDKADEKNVWLTSTLQKPSRIPSESRR, from the exons ATGTATAATTCTTCCTCCTTGAAACGGTTTATTGAAGGCTTTGATGCTTATCAGGAACTCATGCAG gCCCCTGTAGACGGTATAAATATGGCTGCGATAAGTGATGGCGCTTTGGACGAGATACCTCTTGAGGTCAAAGACAGTCCTGAGTTCAGGATCCTCATGGCTTACGCCAGCCGTTCCCTCCCCGCCAGCAAATTACGGCGTCTGCAGAGCCGGCCGGACGGGTCAGAGGAGGATTCGGACGCCAAACAGATCCCAGGTACCGAGGATCTGGTGGCCAGAAACAAGGAGGACCGCAAGGGCCACGAAACCTCGAAGGTCTCAAAGAAGAAAAGCAAGAAAAAGTGGCTACGTCGAATGGCAAGAGGAATGAGGGCACGTTATGCAG GAGAGGGGGATACAAACTTTGAGAACGTCGTCGCCGGAAAACTGCGGAGGATTGTTAAGTCACAGCTGCGGAAGACGAAGAGCGAGAAG aaaactgTATGGATTCGTAACTGTCAATGTCCATCCCGGATTTTTGAACACAGTGGAGCTAGAGATG AAAATGACGAGTTAATTAAACAACTTGTGAAGCTGCTGAGGGAGGAAGGGGACAAAGCGGATGAGAAG AACGTCTGGCTAACTTCTACGTTACAGAAACCGTCTCGGATTCCGAGCGAAAGCCGCAGGTGA